A section of the Humulus lupulus chromosome 2, drHumLupu1.1, whole genome shotgun sequence genome encodes:
- the LOC133819480 gene encoding bidirectional sugar transporter SWEET17-like: MEGLSFSVGVIGNIISVLMFLSPAKTFWRIVKNGSTEDFESLPYICTLLNSSLWTYYGLTKPGEVLVATVNGFGILVEIIYVFLFLLYAQPKMRAKTGILVGLLDVGFFGVAILVTRLALEGDARINAIGLLGAGLNIIMYGSPLAAMKTVVTRKSVEYMPFLLSFFQFLNGGIWTLYAILVQDYFLMVPNGTGFLLGIAQLVLYAIYRNAKPSINIDVGSDSDALLEQGWKTENLITSSSTSH, translated from the exons ATGGAAGGTTTGAGTTTCTCTGTTGGAGTCATAG GGAACATTATTTCAGTGCTTATGTTTCTTTCTCCGGC AAAAACATTTTGGAGAATTGTAAAAAATGGTTCGACAGAAGACTTTGAGAGCCTTCCATACATTTGCACACTGCTAAACTCATCGTTGTGGACTTACTACGGTTTGACCAAGCCAGGAGAAGTGCTTGTGGCCACTGTCAATGGTTTTGGGATCCTTGTGGAGATCATCTACGTTTTCTTGTTTCTTCTTTATGCTCAGCCAAAGATGAGG GCAAAGACAGGCATTTTGGTGGGACTTTTGGATGTGGGTTTTTTTGGGGTGGCAATTTTAGTAACTCGGTTAGCTTTGGAAGGAGATGCACGTATTAATGCAATAGGACTTTTGGGTGCTGGCCTTAATATCATCATGTATGGATCACCTCTTGCTGCCATg AAAACTGTGGTGACGAGGAAGAGCGTGGAGTACATGCCATTCCTTTTATCATTTTTTCAATTTCTCAATGGTGGAATTTGGACTTTATATGCTATTCTTGTACAAGATTATTTCCTCATG GTACCAAATGGAACTGGGTTCTTGCTTGGAATAGCACAGCTGGTACTATATGCAATATACAGAAATGCAAAACCATCCATAAATATAGATGTTGGATCAGATTCAGATGCACTTTTGGAACAAGGCTGGAAAACAGAAAACCTCATTACATCCTCTTCCACCTcccactaa